One Maribacter cobaltidurans genomic window carries:
- the ahcY gene encoding adenosylhomocysteinase — protein sequence MSTTTIPYVPFKVKNINLAAWGRKEIELAEAEMPGLMSLRKEYKNEQPLKGARIAGCLHMTIQTAVLIETLIALGAEVTWSSCNIFSTQDQAAAAIAEAGIPVYAWKGMTEEEFNWCIEQTLFFGEDRKPLNMILDDGGDLTNMVLDKYPELAGGIKGLSEETTTGVHRLYERVKKGTLPMPAINVNDSVTKSKFDNKYGCRESAVDAIRRATDTMLAGKKVVVAGYGDVGKGTAASFKGAGSIVTVTEIDPICALQACMDGFEVKKLETVIGNADIVITTTGNKDIIRGEHFKALKDKAIVCNIGHFDNEIDMAWLNNNFGDTKDEIKPQVDKYTVNGKDIIILAEGRLVNLGCATGHPSFVMSNSFTNQTLAQIELWKNHGNYENKVYMLPKHLDEKVAKLHLSRLGAELTELNEEQAEYIGVTVDGPFKPDYYRY from the coding sequence ATGAGCACCACCACCATTCCATATGTTCCCTTTAAGGTTAAGAACATTAATCTTGCTGCTTGGGGCAGAAAAGAAATAGAACTCGCCGAGGCTGAAATGCCAGGTTTAATGTCTTTACGAAAAGAATATAAAAATGAGCAACCCCTAAAAGGTGCCCGTATTGCAGGATGTTTGCATATGACTATTCAGACTGCCGTGCTCATCGAAACACTTATTGCTTTAGGTGCAGAAGTGACTTGGAGTTCCTGTAACATATTCTCCACCCAAGATCAAGCTGCTGCGGCAATTGCAGAAGCGGGTATCCCCGTTTATGCTTGGAAGGGCATGACCGAAGAAGAGTTCAATTGGTGTATAGAACAAACCTTATTCTTTGGTGAAGACAGAAAGCCTTTGAACATGATTTTGGATGATGGCGGAGATTTAACCAATATGGTTCTTGATAAGTATCCGGAATTGGCAGGTGGAATCAAAGGATTATCAGAAGAAACAACAACAGGTGTTCATCGTTTATATGAGCGTGTAAAAAAAGGAACTCTTCCAATGCCCGCTATTAACGTAAACGATTCTGTAACCAAATCAAAGTTCGATAATAAATACGGTTGCAGGGAAAGTGCGGTGGATGCCATAAGAAGGGCAACAGATACTATGCTTGCAGGCAAAAAGGTTGTAGTAGCCGGTTATGGTGATGTAGGTAAAGGGACGGCAGCTTCTTTTAAAGGAGCTGGCTCCATTGTTACCGTTACGGAAATTGATCCAATTTGCGCACTACAAGCCTGTATGGATGGCTTTGAGGTTAAAAAATTGGAGACTGTCATTGGTAATGCCGATATCGTTATCACCACCACTGGAAACAAAGATATCATACGGGGGGAACATTTTAAGGCACTTAAGGACAAGGCCATTGTTTGTAACATAGGTCACTTCGATAATGAAATTGACATGGCTTGGTTAAATAATAACTTTGGAGATACCAAAGATGAAATTAAGCCTCAAGTGGATAAGTATACTGTTAACGGCAAGGATATTATTATTTTGGCCGAAGGTAGGCTCGTAAACTTAGGATGTGCTACGGGTCACCCAAGTTTTGTAATGAGTAATTCTTTTACAAACCAGACTTTGGCGCAAATTGAGCTTTGGAAAAACCATGGGAATTACGAAAACAAAGTTTACATGCTTCCCAAACACTTGGATGAAAAGGTGGCGAAGCTTCATCTCTCAAGACTTGGAGCCGAATTAACAGAGCTTAATGAGGAACAAGCGGAATATATTGGGGTAACTGTAGATGGTCCTTTTAAACCGGATTATTATAGATATTAA
- a CDS encoding MBL fold metallo-hydrolase, with protein MKRLKRILKRMLITIISILVILFVLVALFVNLNPEFGGTIPDTKKERFSKSPNYKNGVFENLGGVKMSMGFSDYIKGMRGFFASQSNTRPNGNLPTVKVDSLELANYSGAARLIWFGHSAFLFQKNGKNILIDPMFGPVPAPHPLLGGKRFSEHLPIEIEQLPPIDMVLLSHDHYDHLDYKSILKLRDKVKMFFTPLGVGSHLREWGVPEANIIEMDWWDDTLFEEVSLKCTPAQHFSGRGLADRGKTLWSSWVVQMDSTNIFFSGDSGYGSHFKEIGNTYGPFDFAMMECGQYNELWKEIHMMPEETAQAGIDVKAKMIMPIHWGAFKLAMHSWTDPVIRVTQKAKELNMPISTPRIGEFIYLDSLREDEEKWWNEVN; from the coding sequence GTGAAACGGTTAAAACGGATATTAAAACGTATGTTGATAACGATTATAAGTATACTGGTTATACTTTTTGTTCTGGTGGCACTTTTTGTAAATCTGAATCCGGAGTTTGGCGGTACCATTCCGGACACAAAAAAGGAGCGTTTCTCAAAATCCCCAAACTATAAAAATGGTGTTTTTGAAAACCTTGGTGGGGTAAAGATGAGTATGGGATTCAGTGATTACATAAAGGGGATGCGTGGCTTTTTCGCTTCGCAATCAAATACTAGACCCAATGGTAATCTCCCTACGGTAAAAGTAGATTCTTTGGAATTGGCCAATTATTCTGGAGCCGCAAGACTTATATGGTTTGGCCACTCCGCCTTTCTGTTTCAAAAAAATGGTAAGAATATTTTAATCGACCCTATGTTTGGACCTGTCCCTGCTCCCCATCCTTTATTGGGTGGAAAAAGATTTAGTGAACACTTGCCTATCGAGATAGAGCAATTGCCCCCAATTGATATGGTCCTCCTATCCCATGATCATTATGACCACTTAGATTATAAGTCCATTCTTAAGTTAAGGGATAAAGTAAAAATGTTTTTTACTCCGTTGGGAGTGGGGTCACACTTGAGGGAATGGGGTGTGCCCGAAGCTAATATTATCGAAATGGATTGGTGGGATGATACTCTTTTTGAAGAGGTTTCTTTAAAATGTACACCTGCCCAACATTTTTCCGGACGTGGATTAGCGGATAGGGGCAAAACTTTATGGAGTAGTTGGGTCGTTCAAATGGACAGCACCAATATCTTTTTTAGTGGGGATAGCGGTTATGGAAGCCATTTCAAGGAAATAGGGAATACATATGGACCTTTTGATTTCGCTATGATGGAATGTGGACAGTATAATGAACTCTGGAAGGAAATACATATGATGCCCGAGGAAACGGCGCAAGCCGGTATTGATGTAAAGGCGAAGATGATTATGCCCATTCACTGGGGTGCCTTTAAATTGGCAATGCATTCATGGACCGATCCTGTAATCCGGGTAACCCAAAAAGCAAAGGAATTGAATATGCCAATTAGTACACCCAGAATTGGGGAATTCATTTATTTGGATTCACTACGGGAAGACGAGGAAAAATGGTGGAATGAAGTTAATTAG
- a CDS encoding M20/M25/M40 family metallo-hydrolase, whose amino-acid sequence MRKIYLGILTIGLFFNLGLAQEDVAIEKKYTKEIDRLAKAKKVKAAFSYIENQKNETTENHITLTEILAPPFKEDKRGVAFSKMLEEAGVDSLWTDKVGNVIGLRKGTSGTSGYVGIDAHLDVVFPEGTDVTVKKMGDTLKAPGIGDDTRALANLISMLKAMNKADIKTEKDVLIVGSVGEEGLGDLRGMKYIFNESGMDIDSWIAIDGGSMGRLSNAGLGSKRYKLVVKGKGGHSWGAFGLANPHHALGKAIDLFSQSAWDYTSGDISKTSFNVGRIGGGTSVNSIPFESWMEVDMRAISPKNLDEIEAIFKSSVEKAIKEYNASGVAGEVTYELIKIGDRPSGELSADVPLVQRSMAATEYFGATPSLGRGSTNINIPVSKGIPAVCIGRGGSGGGAHSLHEWYINDEPSEESIKLALLITLAQAGLSK is encoded by the coding sequence ATGAGAAAAATTTATCTGGGAATTCTTACAATAGGATTATTTTTTAATTTGGGCCTGGCCCAAGAAGATGTTGCTATTGAAAAAAAGTACACCAAAGAAATAGACCGCTTGGCAAAAGCGAAAAAAGTAAAGGCTGCCTTTAGTTATATAGAGAATCAAAAAAATGAAACTACCGAGAATCATATAACATTGACGGAAATCTTGGCACCTCCCTTTAAAGAAGACAAAAGAGGCGTTGCATTTTCTAAAATGCTGGAAGAAGCGGGAGTGGACAGTCTTTGGACCGATAAAGTTGGTAATGTAATCGGATTGAGGAAAGGAACTTCTGGAACTTCCGGCTATGTTGGCATAGATGCCCATCTCGATGTTGTATTTCCAGAAGGCACCGATGTTACCGTAAAAAAAATGGGAGATACCCTAAAGGCGCCAGGTATCGGCGATGACACCAGAGCTTTGGCCAATCTTATTTCCATGTTAAAAGCGATGAACAAAGCGGATATAAAAACGGAAAAGGATGTGCTCATAGTAGGATCCGTTGGTGAAGAAGGATTAGGTGACCTACGGGGTATGAAATACATATTCAACGAATCGGGAATGGACATCGATTCTTGGATAGCCATTGATGGAGGCAGTATGGGAAGATTGAGCAATGCTGGATTAGGCTCCAAAAGATATAAATTGGTAGTGAAGGGAAAAGGAGGCCATTCGTGGGGAGCCTTTGGACTGGCCAACCCACACCACGCCTTGGGCAAAGCCATTGATCTGTTTTCCCAATCCGCTTGGGACTATACCTCTGGAGACATTTCCAAAACCAGTTTTAATGTAGGTCGAATAGGAGGTGGTACGTCCGTAAATTCCATCCCTTTTGAGTCATGGATGGAAGTGGACATGCGAGCCATTAGTCCAAAAAACCTAGATGAAATTGAGGCTATATTCAAATCCTCCGTAGAAAAAGCTATTAAAGAATACAATGCCAGTGGTGTAGCTGGCGAAGTGACCTATGAACTTATTAAAATTGGGGACAGGCCATCAGGTGAACTTTCTGCGGATGTCCCTTTAGTACAAAGAAGTATGGCCGCCACCGAATATTTTGGTGCCACTCCCTCACTGGGAAGGGGCTCTACGAATATCAACATTCCCGTTTCTAAAGGCATACCTGCAGTATGTATAGGCAGAGGCGGTTCTGGTGGAGGGGCGCACTCTCTTCATGAATGGTATATTAATGATGAACCCAGTGAGGAATCTATAAAACTTGCCCTATTGATTACTTTGGCACAAGCCGGATTGAGCAAATAA
- a CDS encoding 4'-phosphopantetheinyl transferase family protein, translating to MPLYKTITVNKDTFIAIWKVGETEGDLAKGIQLSDHCQSRYDGMKSELHRRAFLSIRHLMALYGYEDKDLYYDEFGKPHLKDGNLISITHSHNFTGIIISKSEEVGIDIEKKREKILRIAHKFTPFEEYRTLANTEAIVRKLTIVWGAKESLYKIYGQQGISFLHHIHVTDFSFSENQTTAEIIYDGKVSHYHVHFMEFEGFTLVYGIRQKTG from the coding sequence ATGCCACTTTACAAAACCATAACCGTTAACAAGGATACTTTTATCGCTATCTGGAAGGTAGGGGAAACTGAGGGTGATTTGGCAAAGGGTATTCAGTTATCCGACCATTGTCAATCGCGATACGATGGCATGAAATCCGAATTACACCGAAGGGCCTTTTTAAGCATTCGACATTTAATGGCGCTTTATGGATACGAGGATAAAGATTTGTACTATGACGAATTTGGGAAGCCCCATTTGAAAGACGGTAATTTAATTTCGATTACGCACTCCCATAATTTTACAGGAATTATCATAAGTAAATCTGAAGAAGTAGGTATCGATATAGAAAAGAAGAGGGAAAAGATTCTAAGGATTGCACATAAATTCACTCCTTTTGAAGAGTATAGAACCTTAGCAAATACGGAGGCCATCGTTCGTAAACTAACCATAGTTTGGGGAGCAAAAGAATCGCTCTATAAAATCTACGGTCAACAGGGCATTAGTTTTTTACATCATATTCATGTGACCGATTTCTCCTTTTCTGAAAATCAAACAACCGCTGAGATTATTTATGATGGGAAGGTCTCCCATTACCATGTGCATTTTATGGAGTTTGAAGGTTTTACCCTTGTTTATGGCATCAGGCAAAAAACGGGATAG
- the rpmA gene encoding 50S ribosomal protein L27 — protein MAHKKGVGSSKNGRESESKRLGVKIFGGQAAIAGNIIVRQRGTKHNPGENVYAGKDHTLHARVDGMVKFEKKAGGKSYVSIEPFEA, from the coding sequence ATGGCACATAAGAAAGGTGTAGGTAGTTCTAAAAACGGTAGGGAATCAGAATCGAAACGATTAGGCGTTAAGATTTTTGGAGGCCAGGCAGCTATTGCCGGAAACATTATCGTTAGACAACGTGGTACTAAACACAATCCAGGTGAGAATGTTTACGCAGGTAAAGACCATACATTGCACGCACGTGTAGATGGCATGGTTAAGTTTGAGAAAAAAGCGGGAGGAAAATCCTATGTTTCCATTGAGCCGTTTGAAGCTTAA
- a CDS encoding 5' nucleotidase, NT5C type, whose protein sequence is MTIYVDMDEVLADTYGAHIDIYNKEFDGNLTEDYCMGKEVWHVVPEAHQESVRNHARRRGFFRSLKPIADSQEILEQLAEQYKVYIASAAMQFPNSLEEKSDWLDEHFPFIPWQNRILCGHKHILKGDVLIDDRSYNLTHFDGRPLLFTSPHNIHTTGIERVNSWQEVAEKLL, encoded by the coding sequence ATGACAATTTATGTGGATATGGACGAGGTATTGGCAGATACCTATGGCGCCCATATTGATATTTACAACAAAGAATTTGATGGTAATCTTACAGAGGATTACTGTATGGGAAAGGAAGTTTGGCATGTGGTGCCCGAAGCACATCAGGAAAGTGTTAGAAACCATGCCAGAAGGAGGGGATTCTTCAGGAGTTTAAAACCGATTGCCGACAGCCAAGAAATCCTAGAGCAACTGGCTGAACAATATAAGGTCTATATCGCTTCTGCCGCTATGCAATTCCCTAATTCCTTGGAAGAAAAAAGCGATTGGCTGGATGAACATTTTCCCTTTATTCCTTGGCAAAATAGAATTCTATGTGGTCACAAGCATATTTTAAAAGGAGATGTTTTAATCGATGATAGAAGTTATAACCTCACACATTTTGATGGTAGACCGTTACTTTTTACTTCTCCACATAATATCCATACCACAGGTATTGAACGGGTGAATTCTTGGCAAGAGGTTGCCGAAAAACTTTTATGA
- a CDS encoding M16 family metallopeptidase, translated as MKKHVWLATGLLFSCSTILAQEVKYEEYDLDNGLHVILHQDNTAPVVTTSVMYHVGGKDRTEGRTGFAHLFEHLLFEGTKNIEKGKWFEIVSANGGKNNANTSQDRTYYYEVFPSNNLKLGLWLESERMLHPVINQNGVDTQIEVVKEEKRLRYDNSPYGQLLPVLGKNLFEKHPYKDPNIGYMKDLDAATLEDVVAYNQKYYVPNNAVLVVAGDIDVDDTKKMIKDYFGPIPKGAEVTRNYPQETPITTERKATAYDPNIQIPAAGLAYRTPGFKERDAYVLDMISTYLSDGPTSKLYKKMVDDQKQALQVGAFNIPQEDYSMYLVFALPVGETSTDTLISEMEEEIAKVRTELISEKDYQKLQNKFENQFVNSNSSVEGIANSLARNYMLYDDTSLINKEIDIYRSVTREEIMEVANKYLMPNQRVIIDYLPEEKPSN; from the coding sequence ATGAAAAAACATGTATGGTTGGCTACAGGCCTTCTTTTTTCTTGCTCCACTATTTTGGCGCAAGAAGTAAAATATGAGGAATACGACCTGGACAATGGTCTCCACGTAATCCTGCATCAAGACAATACCGCCCCGGTGGTCACCACATCAGTAATGTACCATGTTGGAGGCAAAGACAGAACGGAAGGTAGAACAGGATTTGCCCATCTATTTGAGCATCTATTGTTCGAGGGAACCAAAAACATTGAAAAAGGAAAGTGGTTCGAGATCGTTTCCGCTAACGGCGGTAAAAACAATGCAAATACCTCTCAGGACAGAACCTATTATTATGAAGTATTCCCTTCCAATAACCTAAAGCTAGGCTTATGGTTAGAATCCGAGAGAATGCTGCACCCAGTTATCAATCAAAATGGAGTAGATACACAAATTGAAGTAGTGAAAGAGGAAAAAAGGCTACGATATGATAACTCACCATACGGCCAATTACTTCCTGTACTAGGAAAAAATCTTTTTGAAAAGCACCCTTACAAAGACCCAAATATTGGTTACATGAAAGATTTGGACGCAGCAACCTTGGAGGACGTTGTTGCCTACAATCAAAAGTATTATGTACCTAATAATGCCGTACTCGTAGTGGCCGGGGACATTGATGTTGATGATACCAAGAAAATGATAAAGGATTATTTTGGGCCTATTCCAAAAGGAGCGGAAGTTACTCGAAATTATCCCCAAGAAACACCCATCACTACAGAAAGAAAAGCCACAGCCTACGATCCCAACATCCAAATACCGGCAGCAGGATTGGCATATAGGACACCTGGTTTTAAAGAAAGAGATGCCTATGTTTTGGATATGATATCCACTTATTTGAGTGATGGCCCTACGTCAAAGCTCTACAAAAAAATGGTAGACGACCAAAAGCAGGCATTACAAGTTGGCGCCTTTAATATTCCGCAAGAGGATTACAGTATGTATCTTGTATTTGCGTTACCAGTGGGCGAAACTTCCACGGATACACTTATATCCGAAATGGAAGAGGAAATTGCCAAAGTGCGAACTGAGCTTATTTCAGAAAAGGACTATCAAAAACTTCAAAATAAATTTGAGAATCAGTTCGTGAATTCAAATTCAAGTGTGGAAGGTATTGCAAATTCCTTGGCTAGAAATTATATGCTTTATGATGACACCTCATTGATAAATAAGGAAATAGATATTTATAGGTCAGTGACACGTGAAGAAATCATGGAAGTGGCCAACAAATACCTAATGCCAAATCAACGAGTCATTATAGATTATTTACCCGAAGAAAAACCTTCAAATTAA
- a CDS encoding pyridoxal-phosphate dependent enzyme, with product MNKEELLKCHQRIVPFVHATPVLTSSLIDKRLGCKVFFKCENFQRTGAYKIRGATNAILKLGDEERKKGVVTHSSGNFAQAVSLAAKSLGVPAHIVMPTSAPKVKKEGVVTYGGIIYECEPTVEARQTMADKISHDTGATFLHPSNDLNVIIGQGTAAMELLNEQPDLDVIFCPVGGGGLIAGSSLTAKYFGKNCKVIGGEPMEADDAYRSLISGKIEGNETVNTIADGLRTTLGDVNFPIIKEHVAKIVCVTEEEIISAMRLVWERMKIIIEPSSAVALAALIRDNQENASDYQNKKVGVIISGGNVDLNQLPF from the coding sequence ATGAACAAGGAAGAGCTACTTAAATGTCATCAAAGAATAGTTCCATTTGTTCATGCAACTCCCGTATTAACTTCTTCTCTAATCGACAAAAGACTGGGTTGTAAGGTTTTCTTTAAATGTGAAAACTTTCAACGAACAGGTGCCTATAAAATTAGGGGTGCCACCAATGCGATTTTAAAACTTGGGGATGAAGAAAGAAAAAAGGGTGTGGTGACCCATTCCTCCGGTAATTTCGCCCAAGCCGTTTCCTTGGCTGCTAAGAGCCTAGGTGTTCCGGCCCATATTGTTATGCCTACATCCGCACCTAAAGTTAAAAAGGAAGGGGTCGTGACTTATGGGGGTATCATATATGAATGTGAGCCAACCGTTGAAGCAAGACAGACCATGGCCGATAAGATATCCCACGATACCGGTGCCACTTTTTTACATCCATCCAATGATTTGAACGTGATAATTGGTCAAGGAACCGCTGCCATGGAACTATTGAACGAACAGCCGGATTTAGATGTGATTTTCTGTCCCGTGGGCGGTGGTGGACTTATTGCCGGCTCTTCCCTTACTGCAAAATACTTTGGCAAGAACTGTAAGGTAATCGGGGGAGAACCCATGGAAGCCGATGATGCCTACAGGTCATTGATTTCTGGAAAGATTGAAGGAAACGAAACCGTAAACACTATTGCAGATGGATTAAGAACCACCTTGGGCGATGTTAATTTTCCTATAATCAAAGAACATGTTGCCAAAATTGTCTGTGTCACGGAGGAAGAAATAATTTCGGCAATGCGATTGGTTTGGGAAAGAATGAAAATTATAATAGAACCCTCAAGTGCCGTAGCTTTGGCAGCGTTGATAAGGGATAATCAGGAGAATGCATCGGACTATCAAAATAAAAAGGTCGGGGTGATAATTTCTGGAGGTAATGTGGATTTGAATCAATTGCCCTTTTAG
- a CDS encoding M16 family metallopeptidase, with protein MKKLYILFFTVLATLVSQAQVDRTKMPEPGPAPEINLEEPQSFNLNNGLKVMVVENHKLPRVSIQLTIDNPPILEGDKAGVSSLTGSLMGKGSKNIPKDEFNEEVDFLGARLNFGAQSAFASSLSKYFPRMMELMADAAINPNFTQEEFDKEKDILITALKTEEKDVSAISGRVQRALAYGKDHPYGEFTTIETVNNVKLDDVKAFYRDYFVPANAYLVVVGDVNFDEVKELTEKYFTPWTKAVPPSYTYSKPKDVYNTQISFVDMPNAVQSEIVVQNIVNLKMKDDDYLAALIANQILGGGGEARLFLNLREDKGYTYGSYSAIGDDKYEPSRFRAVASVRNAVTDSSVVEILKEIDKIITEPVSKKELENTKAKYAGRFVMALEQPQTIANYALNIEKEGLPKDFYKTYLERLENITVEDVQKAAKKYFSSSNARVVVAGKGSDVLENLEKVEFKGKKLPVLFYTKTAEKTEKPDYNVATPEGLTAEKVIEKYIEAIGGKDKLESVDSYSMTAEAEMQGMKLNLELKKTSKDQFMQDITMMGNSLSKQVLDGDKGYTVAQGQRKDFSEEEIIKIKEESAPFPELNYLAAGGISLEGTDMVGDKKAYKVKITDNKTAFYDTETGLKLQEVNVLEMQGQTMQQTLVLSDYKEVSGILFPYKLTQSMGTQNIEFIVSEIKVNDGVTPADFE; from the coding sequence ATGAAAAAATTATATATACTATTTTTTACAGTCCTAGCTACCTTAGTGTCACAGGCACAAGTAGATAGAACCAAAATGCCTGAACCTGGACCAGCTCCAGAAATCAATCTGGAAGAACCTCAAAGTTTCAATCTCAATAATGGATTAAAGGTAATGGTTGTGGAGAACCATAAATTGCCAAGGGTATCCATTCAATTGACCATAGACAACCCTCCTATTTTGGAAGGCGACAAGGCCGGTGTTTCAAGCTTAACGGGGTCATTGATGGGAAAAGGATCCAAAAACATCCCTAAGGACGAGTTCAATGAAGAGGTGGATTTTCTTGGGGCCCGACTTAATTTTGGTGCACAGAGTGCTTTTGCAAGTTCACTTTCCAAGTATTTTCCCAGAATGATGGAGTTGATGGCCGATGCCGCCATTAATCCAAATTTCACCCAAGAGGAGTTTGATAAGGAAAAGGACATTTTAATTACGGCCCTAAAGACAGAGGAAAAAGATGTGTCGGCCATTAGTGGAAGGGTTCAAAGGGCATTGGCTTATGGAAAAGACCATCCATACGGTGAATTTACCACGATAGAGACGGTTAACAATGTTAAGCTAGATGACGTAAAGGCCTTTTACAGGGATTATTTTGTGCCGGCGAATGCCTATTTGGTAGTAGTGGGCGATGTTAATTTTGACGAGGTAAAGGAATTGACGGAAAAATACTTTACTCCCTGGACCAAAGCTGTCCCCCCTTCTTATACCTACAGCAAACCTAAGGATGTCTATAATACGCAAATTAGTTTCGTTGATATGCCCAATGCCGTACAGTCTGAAATAGTGGTACAGAATATCGTTAACCTTAAAATGAAGGATGATGATTATCTGGCCGCCTTGATAGCAAACCAAATCTTGGGAGGTGGTGGAGAAGCCCGACTTTTTCTAAACTTGAGGGAGGACAAAGGGTATACCTACGGTTCCTATTCCGCTATTGGAGATGATAAATATGAACCTTCAAGATTCAGGGCCGTTGCCAGTGTTCGTAATGCCGTCACGGACAGTTCAGTAGTTGAAATTCTGAAAGAAATCGATAAAATAATTACGGAACCCGTGTCCAAAAAGGAATTGGAAAACACCAAGGCCAAATATGCCGGTAGGTTTGTAATGGCTCTGGAACAGCCACAGACCATTGCCAATTATGCACTGAACATCGAAAAAGAAGGATTACCAAAAGATTTTTACAAAACCTATCTAGAGCGTTTGGAAAATATAACGGTGGAAGATGTTCAAAAAGCGGCCAAAAAATACTTCAGCTCCTCTAATGCCCGCGTTGTGGTAGCCGGTAAAGGCAGTGATGTTTTGGAGAATTTGGAAAAGGTAGAGTTTAAAGGGAAGAAATTACCCGTTCTATTCTACACCAAAACTGCAGAAAAGACAGAAAAACCAGATTATAATGTAGCTACCCCTGAAGGTCTTACAGCTGAAAAAGTGATTGAAAAATACATCGAGGCCATAGGCGGAAAGGATAAATTGGAAAGTGTAGATTCCTATTCCATGACAGCCGAGGCCGAAATGCAAGGGATGAAACTCAACCTGGAACTTAAGAAAACATCCAAGGACCAGTTTATGCAGGATATTACCATGATGGGTAATTCTTTAAGTAAGCAGGTGCTGGATGGCGATAAAGGCTACACCGTGGCCCAAGGTCAACGCAAGGATTTTTCTGAAGAAGAAATCATTAAAATAAAGGAAGAATCTGCTCCCTTCCCTGAACTTAATTATCTGGCTGCAGGAGGTATTTCATTGGAAGGAACCGATATGGTAGGTGATAAAAAAGCATACAAAGTGAAAATCACCGACAATAAAACTGCTTTTTACGATACCGAAACCGGCCTTAAACTGCAAGAGGTAAATGTTTTAGAGATGCAGGGACAGACCATGCAACAAACCTTGGTTTTAAGTGACTATAAAGAGGTTTCCGGAATATTATTTCCCTATAAATTAACCCAAAGTATGGGAACCCAGAATATTGAGTTCATTGTTTCCGAAATCAAGGTCAACGACGGGGTCACTCCTGCGGATTTTGAATAG
- the rplU gene encoding 50S ribosomal protein L21, protein MYAIVEMAGQQFKVAKDQKVYVHRLQTEEGKKVTFDNVLLLDDGKNVTVGAPAIDGAAVEAKVIKHLRGDKVIVFHKKRRKGYRKKNGHRQSLTEIVIESIVAKGAKKAAPAKKEDKPAAKKAAPEKPKAEGKAAPVEKSVASKPKAAKAKSKSDDLKKVEGIGPKIAETLNAAGISTYAELAKSTPEKIAEIIADVRGNHVTDTWPAQAKLAAEGKWDELKKWQDELDGGKA, encoded by the coding sequence ATGTACGCAATTGTAGAGATGGCAGGGCAGCAATTTAAAGTTGCGAAAGACCAAAAAGTGTACGTTCACCGTTTACAGACAGAGGAAGGAAAAAAGGTAACTTTTGACAACGTTCTTCTTTTGGATGATGGTAAGAACGTAACCGTTGGCGCCCCGGCTATAGACGGAGCCGCTGTAGAGGCTAAAGTCATTAAGCACCTAAGAGGTGACAAAGTAATCGTTTTTCACAAGAAAAGACGTAAAGGTTACAGGAAGAAAAATGGACATAGGCAATCTTTAACAGAGATTGTAATCGAGTCTATTGTTGCAAAAGGCGCCAAGAAGGCAGCCCCTGCTAAAAAGGAGGACAAACCGGCCGCCAAAAAAGCAGCTCCTGAAAAACCAAAGGCTGAAGGTAAAGCGGCTCCAGTAGAAAAATCTGTTGCTTCCAAGCCAAAAGCAGCCAAGGCAAAATCAAAATCGGACGACCTTAAAAAGGTTGAAGGTATTGGACCAAAAATTGCAGAAACCTTGAATGCCGCCGGTATTTCAACTTATGCGGAATTGGCAAAATCCACTCCTGAGAAAATTGCTGAAATAATCGCTGATGTACGTGGCAATCATGTAACCGATACTTGGCCAGCACAAGCTAAATTGGCTGCTGAAGGCAAGTGGGACGAGTTGAAGAAATGGCAAGACGAATTAGACGGAGGTAAGGCTTAA
- a CDS encoding DUF4199 domain-containing protein: MKNLTLPIRFGIVTSACLIAYFLVLALLGLHTNVFYSLFNALITGFGVYETIKYLKIKEPETFDYGKGFMGGLITGGIATIIFTLFFALYSTELAPGFLEELSTKWAKEYENFEAIVFLVVATMGFVTTLVLTLAFMQLFKSSNNLKRRSS, from the coding sequence ATGAAAAATTTAACCCTCCCGATTAGATTCGGCATAGTAACCAGTGCATGTCTCATAGCGTACTTTTTGGTTCTGGCGTTATTGGGGCTGCATACCAACGTATTTTATAGTCTCTTCAATGCCCTTATTACAGGATTTGGCGTATATGAAACCATAAAATACCTTAAGATAAAGGAACCTGAAACTTTTGATTATGGCAAGGGTTTTATGGGCGGACTGATAACAGGAGGTATCGCTACGATTATTTTCACCTTGTTTTTTGCTTTGTATTCCACGGAATTGGCCCCTGGTTTTTTAGAGGAACTTTCCACAAAATGGGCCAAGGAATACGAGAATTTTGAGGCCATAGTTTTTTTGGTCGTCGCCACAATGGGTTTTGTTACTACCTTGGTGCTTACATTGGCCTTCATGCAATTATTTAAATCTTCCAATAATTTAAAGCGAAGGAGTAGCTAA